The following is a genomic window from Pueribacillus theae.
AGCTTTTCTTTTGCCCATGGTTTATGGCGCAGTCTCATGTTATCACTTCCTAATCTCTTTCGACACATCATTCTAACACGAAACGATACAAAGGAAAAGGTGTTTCATCAGGCAGCCCAATTGGCGTTCCGCTTCATTCTATAAGATAATGGGAAGAAAGAAATGAGAGCAGTTATGTTTTTCATTATTCATCAAGGAGGCGTTTGTTTTGATTGTTAAAGAGTACGAAACACATTATGAATTAATTAAGCAGCACGATCACGCCAAGCTGGCTGGCGAAATGGCTTTCCATACCGGAAATCCACCATTTAAACATGCGGATTTTAAAACAGTGATGGTTGCTGCCCTTCATGATTACAGCTGGATCGAGAGCGATAGCCACCTTCATGAAGGTCTATATGATTTCACAAACTATCCAATGGCTGCAAAATTGAAGCTCTATAAAAAAGGCATTGACGAAATGGAAAAAATCGACGAATATGTTGCCCTTTTAACCTCCCTCCACTATACTGCCTTTTTTAAAGCGGCGAATGAACGGGAAATTTCACAGTTTTTAACGAAAGAAAAAGAAAGGCAACAGCATTTAATGAATCGATACCGAAATGAAGATGTTGAACTGGCACTCGAACATTTAAAAATGTGGGACAACTGTTCCCTTTATGTTTGCCTAAATGAACCGGGCGCAAAAAAAGTCAACGAGCATCCTTGGTTTAAAAATGGAATAAACGGCATTTCTGCCTCAGGTGCAAACATAACAATTGAGTGCAAATGGAAAGACGAGCAAACAATCGCTTTTTCCCCCTTTCCATTTTTGGAATCTTGGACAGCAGCGTTTCCTGTATATCATTGTGAAAAACCGATAAAAAATGACAGCAATCCCTTTAATAAATCAACACAAAGAAAAATAACGTTTGTACCGGAATAATGGCAGCTTCTGTTTTATTCCCCGGGAAATTGTCGATTCAAACGATCAAAATATCGATCTTCTTCATCCCTAAAGTAACTTTCTGTCATACTATTCCCGAGCAACGTGCGTGCGATTTTTAATTGTTTGAACTTTATTGGGGAAGGGTCCCCCGCTGCTTTCTTTTGCCATTCTTTAATAGAACGCTTGTCATAGCACTCAACGGTTAGGAATTCCTGGAAATGATCAACATAGCAGCCTGGAGCTAAGATTATTTTTTTAATAGGCAATGCATTGGCATTTTCGGTTAATTTTCGTGTTACATTTTCAGAACGTTTTAATGAAAGAAAGGGACTCACAACTTTTAATTCCTGCTCCCCTCGAATCACTTTCCAAAAACGTTCTTTATTAGCCAAATAAATGTCGTCTTCTTTTCCTTTTAAAATAGCGAGACAATAAACGATTGTAGGTGTTACAATAATCGCTTCCATTTCAACCGATGCATTTTCAATTTTGAAAACCGGATCATAAAAAACCAAATACGTATCAGGCAACGTTTGAAGCAATAATTTTAGTACATTGTCATGTTCGTAGCGGGCGGCCAATTGTGATTTTTCAGCAATCGTTGAACTTGCCCACTGAAGTTGGTGCAAGTACAATTCATCAAGAAACGCCTGCCTCACTTTTTTTAATTGTTCACCATGCAAATCGTTGTGTGCTAATTTTTCTTTGTATTCATCCCACCGACGTTGCTTTACACGTATAAATTGATTCAAATATTTATTAAGGTCCTGTTCATAACGAGAAATGTAATCTTGTAATTTCAATAATTGAGCCATTGAGGGATGCCCCTTTTTTCATGTCGTTCTTTAACCGAAAGTAGCTATGATAGCCGGAGCCAAGAATGAAGCAATCAATGCACACAGTGTCATCGTAACCGAGCTGATTGCGGCAGCTTCCTCTCCAAATTCCAACGCTTTCGAAGTGCCAATAGCATGTGCCGCACTTCCGTAGCCAATGCCAATTTCCAACGGGTTATGAATGCGGAATAACTTTATCAATAACGGCCCAATGATGACGCAGCTTATACCGGCAAACATGACGAATACGGCCGCAAGCGAAGGAATCCCGCCAATCATGCTCGAAATTTCCATGGCAACCGGCGTTGTAACGGACTTAGGCAACAGAGAAAGCATTAACAAATCTTCAATTTTAAATGCTTTGGCTAGAAGCCGTCCGCTCTCTATGCCGAACCAAGTTCCAACGATTACCCCTGAAATAATTGGAACGAAATAACGTTTAATCACATGCCATTGCTTATAGAGGGGATAGCCTAGAGCGACGATTGCAGCGCCCAGTAATTCAGTAATCACTTTTACGTCTTTGATATAGTGCCCATACGGGATTTTAAAGGCCACTAATATGCTGACTAAGACGACGGAAGACGTAACGACTGGGGCAAAAAGCGGATAAGGAAAACGAAAATATAGCCTTCTTGCCAATAAATATAAAACGATTGTTAATGCAAGACCCACAAAATTCATTCCTTCATTCTCCTCTTTAACCTCATGATGAAACGGCTTGTTAATGCTGAAACAATCAAAACCAATAACGTGCTGAAGATTGTAATAACGATAAGCCATATACCGTTTCCTTTAAATAAATCAAAATATTCCATGATCCCTACAGTGGCAGGAATAAAGAAAATAGGCAAATGCGATAAAAAGAAACCTGCTCCTTTTTCTATGAAACGATCAAACGGTTTCCATACCATTAAAACCATAAAAAAAAGAAGCATTCCAATAATACTTCCAGGGATAAACAAATGGAATGTATGCTGAATGAAAACACCGATACGGTAAAAAAGATATAAAATTCCAATCTGCACAACGGTTAACAAAAGGTTTTTAAAAAACACATACACTTATCCTCTCAAAAGCCTAGTAAACTTGTCTTTCATTTTATCAAATAATTGGTAGGAGATCACTCGCCAAATTAAATCCGTATATTCATAGTGAATAGATTCGCTTTATCAGTTTTGTTATAATTAACAAAGAAATTGAAAAGGAGTTGTAGAGATGAAAGTCGTTACAAACATAGCGGATTTAATTGGAGAGACGCCTCTCGTTAAATTAAACCGTATTCAACCGCCGAATGGGGCATCCGTTTACATTAAATTAGAATATTTTAACCCAAGCAGAAGCGTTAAAGACCGGGCTGCTTTTGAAATGATTGTGACGGCAGAACAGCAAGGGCTGCTTAAAAAAGGCGGTACGATTATCGAACCTACGTCGGGAAACACCGGAATTGGCATTGCGATGAATGCCGCGGCTAGAGGCTACAAGGCGATTATCGTTATGCCTGATACGATGACTCAGGAACGGATCAATTTAATACAAGCATACGGCGCAACAGTTGTCTTAACACCAGGCGACAAAAAAATGCCTGGTGCCATTGAAAAAGCGAAAGAGCTGGCAAACGAAATTCCCGGAAGCTTTATCCCGATGCAATTTGAAAACGATGCAAATCCGAATGCCCATCGAAAAACGACAGCGCTTGAAATCATAAAGGACATGGAAACAATAGGTAAAGACCCCGTTGCTTTCGTTGCACCTGCAGGCACCGGCGGAACGATAACCGGAACAGGAGAAATCCTGAAAAAGCACTATCCAAATTTAACGGTTCATGTCGTTGAACCTGCCGGTTCTCCTGTTTTGTCGGGAGGAAAGCCTGGCAAGCATAAGTTGGTTGGTACGAGCCCAGGCTTTATCCCAGATACGCTTAACACATCAATATATGATGAAATTATCAAGATTGAAGATGAACAGGCATATGACGCTGTATATCAATTGGCAAAAAAAGAAGGAATCCTCCTAGGGCCATCATCAGGAGCCGCTGTCTATGCTGCGCTGGAAGTTGCCAAACGCCACTCACCGGATGATGCCGTTGTATGTATGACTGCTGACTCTGGAGAACGTTATCTTTCGACTGATTTATTTTCGATTTGAACGAACTCTAGGTATGCGTCTATACTCTTCCGCTACTGTCACATAGACTGCTATTGAAAGATATTTTTGATAGGAGCGATTTAAAATGTATAGACAACAAGAACCGCAATATTTTCCAGGGTATCCGGGAATGCCAGGGATGCAGGGAATGCCAGGAATGCAGGGAATGCCAGAAATGCAGGAGATGCCAGGGATGCCAGAAATGCCGGGAATGCAGGGTTTCCCCTCAACAGACCAGCAATCATTAGGCTATCCAGGTTATTTTGGAGGG
Proteins encoded in this region:
- a CDS encoding DUF3891 family protein, which translates into the protein MIVKEYETHYELIKQHDHAKLAGEMAFHTGNPPFKHADFKTVMVAALHDYSWIESDSHLHEGLYDFTNYPMAAKLKLYKKGIDEMEKIDEYVALLTSLHYTAFFKAANEREISQFLTKEKERQQHLMNRYRNEDVELALEHLKMWDNCSLYVCLNEPGAKKVNEHPWFKNGINGISASGANITIECKWKDEQTIAFSPFPFLESWTAAFPVYHCEKPIKNDSNPFNKSTQRKITFVPE
- a CDS encoding CidA/LrgA family protein, yielding MFFKNLLLTVVQIGILYLFYRIGVFIQHTFHLFIPGSIIGMLLFFMVLMVWKPFDRFIEKGAGFFLSHLPIFFIPATVGIMEYFDLFKGNGIWLIVITIFSTLLVLIVSALTSRFIMRLKRRMKE
- a CDS encoding LrgB family protein; the encoded protein is MNFVGLALTIVLYLLARRLYFRFPYPLFAPVVTSSVVLVSILVAFKIPYGHYIKDVKVITELLGAAIVALGYPLYKQWHVIKRYFVPIISGVIVGTWFGIESGRLLAKAFKIEDLLMLSLLPKSVTTPVAMEISSMIGGIPSLAAVFVMFAGISCVIIGPLLIKLFRIHNPLEIGIGYGSAAHAIGTSKALEFGEEAAAISSVTMTLCALIASFLAPAIIATFG
- the cysK gene encoding cysteine synthase A, which produces MKVVTNIADLIGETPLVKLNRIQPPNGASVYIKLEYFNPSRSVKDRAAFEMIVTAEQQGLLKKGGTIIEPTSGNTGIGIAMNAAARGYKAIIVMPDTMTQERINLIQAYGATVVLTPGDKKMPGAIEKAKELANEIPGSFIPMQFENDANPNAHRKTTALEIIKDMETIGKDPVAFVAPAGTGGTITGTGEILKKHYPNLTVHVVEPAGSPVLSGGKPGKHKLVGTSPGFIPDTLNTSIYDEIIKIEDEQAYDAVYQLAKKEGILLGPSSGAAVYAALEVAKRHSPDDAVVCMTADSGERYLSTDLFSI